CGTGCTGGGCTTGTTGGCGCTGATGTCGATCATTCTTATCGGCCTGGTGATGGTGCGCGAAACCAACCGCCAGCTGCGCGAAACCGCCGAGAAAAACGAGCGCAACCAGACCGCGATCATGCGCCTGCTCGACGAGATCGAAGACCTCGCCGACGGCGACCTTACCGTGACGGCCTCGGTGACCGAAGACTTCACCGGGACCATCGCCGACTCGATCAACTATTCCGTCGATCAACTGCGCGACCTGGTGGCGACCATCAACCTCACCGCCGGCCAGGTCGCCGCCGCCGTGCAGGAAACCCAGGCCACCGCCATGCACCTGGCCCAGGCGTCGGAACATCAGGCGCAACAGATCAGCGAAGCCTCCACCGCGATCAACGACATGGCCCAGTCCATCGACCAGGTCTCCGCCAACGCTGCCGAGTCCTCGGCGGTGGCGGAACGTTCGGTGGAAATCGCCAACAAGGGCAACGAGGTGGTGCACAACACGATCCACGGCATGGACAACATTCGCGAGCAGATCCAGGACACTGCCAAGCGCATCAAGCGTCTGGGCGAGTCCTCTCAGGAAATCGGCGACATTGTCAGCCTGATCGATGACATTGCCGATCAGACCAACATCCTTGCGCTCAACGCGGCGATCCAGGCCTCGATGGCCGGTGATGCCGGGCGCGGTTTTGCAGTGGTAGCCGACGAAGTGCAGCGTCTGGCCGAGCGTTCGTCCGCCGCTACCCGGCAGATCGAAACCCTGGTGCGAGCGATCCAGACCGACACCAACGAAGCCGTGATTTCCATGGAACAGACCACCACCGAAGTGGTGCGCGGCGCGCGTCTGGCGCAGGATGCCGGTGTGGCCCTGGAAGAAATCGAAGGCGTGTCGAAGACCCTGGCGGCGTTGATCCAGAGTATTTCCAACGCTGCGCAGCAGCAGACGTCTTCAGCCGGTCAGATTTCCCTGACCATGAACGTGATCCAGCAGATCACCACGCAGACTTCGTCGGGCTCGACCGCCACCGCCGAGAGCATTGGCAACCTGGCGAAAATGGCCAGTCAGCTGCGGCGCTCGGTGTCCGGTTTCACCTTGCCGGCGGCCAAGGCGCAGGCGGCGGATAAAGTGTGAAGCGCCCGCAGGCGTTCGGGTTTTTTTGAGTAGAGCAGTGATTTGGAGTGGTTATGGGTGATCGGCACGACTATGTGGCCCTCGAGTGGGTCAAAGGCGAGATTGCCGAAACGCTGAAAGTGGCTCATCAAGCGATCGAAACCCTGCTTGATGATCCCCAGGCGACGCACGCCCTGAGCGATTGCCTGGCGTGCATCCATCAGGTCCACGGCAGTTTGCAGATGGTCGAATTCTACGGCGCGGCCCTGCTCGCCGAAGAAATGGAACACC
This region of Pseudomonas mandelii genomic DNA includes:
- a CDS encoding methyl-accepting chemotaxis protein; translated protein: MIKTKTGKPEGSRSRSQIIVLFIALIIFIMLLFANFAYLNTQATYDKQYIGHAGELRVLSQRIAKNATEAAAGKAAAFKLLSDARNDFAQRWGYLKKGDPATGLPPAPSAVRPEMRAVQLDWERLLKNTDAILSSEQTVLSLHQVAATLAETVPQLQVEYEKVVEILLQRGAPAAQVAMAQRQSLLAERILGAVNTVLSGDENSQQAADAFGRDAARFGQVLNGMLQGNTSLRVSQVEDRDARARLTEISELFEFVSGSVDEILETSPELFKVRESATNIFTLSQTLLDEASHLASGFENLAGGRDTDTIGGYVLGLLALMSIILIGLVMVRETNRQLRETAEKNERNQTAIMRLLDEIEDLADGDLTVTASVTEDFTGTIADSINYSVDQLRDLVATINLTAGQVAAAVQETQATAMHLAQASEHQAQQISEASTAINDMAQSIDQVSANAAESSAVAERSVEIANKGNEVVHNTIHGMDNIREQIQDTAKRIKRLGESSQEIGDIVSLIDDIADQTNILALNAAIQASMAGDAGRGFAVVADEVQRLAERSSAATRQIETLVRAIQTDTNEAVISMEQTTTEVVRGARLAQDAGVALEEIEGVSKTLAALIQSISNAAQQQTSSAGQISLTMNVIQQITTQTSSGSTATAESIGNLAKMASQLRRSVSGFTLPAAKAQAADKV